Proteins encoded by one window of Nocardia goodfellowii:
- a CDS encoding sensor histidine kinase, with protein MTPSLERPRGAGRLTVEGWFQVVLASMILLAAVGTILGAQVIKDTNRASDRLLNKSLPAAAETYRLQSALLDQETGLRGFAIAGDRALLTPYTEGKITEAAAIARLRELLAGRDKLLADLDAVQSTAQSWRDDYAEPVVGTAAVGPFFAPNVVRGKEIFDALRTRFVIQNADLDAAIEQDRAELADTRRVRDTVLGGIVGGFVLLGVVMLILVRRLVARPLKYLEDASARVSAGEFDHHITVRGPADLATVARSVEAMRRRIVAELAASRGQEAVLAQQATDLDAQTVELRRSNAELEQFAYVASHDLQEPLRKVASFCQLLEKRYGDQLDDRGKQYIDYAVDGAKRMQVLINDLLTFSRVGRVNDSNVPTDLGQTLDKALSNLATVIEDTDARIERPEELPEIAGDPTLLTMLWQNLIGNAIKFRRPEQAPVIRIECAAGPAESGGWEFTVTDNGIGIAPEFADKVFVIFQRLHSRDEYSGTGIGLALCKKIVEFHGGTIRIDTGYTEGTRFCFTLNPAVIEEPAVIDQGVPA; from the coding sequence ATGACACCGTCCCTCGAACGACCCCGCGGCGCCGGCCGGCTGACCGTGGAAGGCTGGTTCCAGGTGGTGCTGGCGTCGATGATCCTGTTGGCCGCGGTCGGCACCATCCTCGGTGCGCAGGTGATCAAGGACACCAACCGCGCCAGCGATCGGCTGCTGAACAAATCTCTGCCCGCCGCCGCCGAGACCTACCGTCTGCAGAGCGCGCTCCTGGATCAGGAAACCGGCCTGCGCGGCTTCGCCATCGCCGGCGACCGCGCGTTGCTGACCCCCTATACCGAGGGCAAGATCACCGAGGCGGCCGCGATAGCGCGGCTGCGTGAACTGCTCGCGGGCCGGGACAAGTTGCTGGCGGACCTGGACGCGGTGCAGAGCACCGCGCAGAGCTGGCGCGACGACTACGCGGAACCCGTGGTCGGCACCGCGGCCGTCGGTCCGTTCTTCGCGCCGAATGTGGTGCGCGGCAAGGAGATCTTCGATGCGCTGCGCACCCGGTTCGTCATCCAGAACGCCGATCTCGATGCCGCGATCGAGCAGGATCGCGCCGAGCTCGCGGATACCCGCCGGGTCCGCGACACCGTGCTGGGCGGCATCGTCGGGGGGTTCGTTCTGCTCGGTGTGGTGATGCTGATCCTGGTGCGCCGCCTGGTCGCGCGCCCGCTGAAGTATCTGGAAGACGCCTCCGCCCGGGTCTCCGCCGGTGAATTCGACCATCACATCACCGTCCGCGGCCCCGCCGACCTGGCGACCGTCGCGCGGTCGGTCGAGGCGATGCGCCGGCGGATCGTCGCGGAGCTGGCCGCCTCGCGCGGCCAGGAAGCCGTCCTGGCGCAGCAGGCCACGGATCTGGACGCGCAGACCGTCGAACTGCGCCGGTCCAACGCCGAGCTGGAGCAGTTCGCCTATGTCGCCTCACACGACCTGCAGGAGCCGCTACGCAAGGTGGCGTCCTTCTGCCAGCTGCTGGAGAAACGCTACGGCGATCAGCTCGACGACCGCGGCAAGCAGTACATCGACTACGCCGTCGACGGTGCGAAGCGCATGCAGGTGCTGATCAACGATCTGCTCACCTTCTCCCGCGTCGGCCGGGTGAACGACAGCAATGTGCCCACCGACCTCGGCCAGACCTTGGACAAGGCGCTGAGCAACCTGGCCACGGTGATCGAGGACACGGACGCGCGCATCGAGCGGCCGGAGGAACTGCCCGAGATCGCCGGCGATCCCACGCTGCTCACCATGCTGTGGCAGAACCTGATCGGCAACGCCATCAAATTCCGCCGGCCCGAGCAGGCGCCGGTGATTCGCATCGAATGCGCGGCCGGCCCGGCCGAGTCCGGGGGCTGGGAGTTCACCGTCACCGACAACGGCATCGGCATCGCACCGGAGTTCGCCGACAAGGTGTTCGTGATCTTCCAGCGGCTGCACAGCCGGGACGAGTACAGCGGCACCGGTATCGGTCTGGCACTGTGTAAGAAGATCGTCGAGTTCCACGGCGGCACGATCCGAATCGACACCGGATACACCGAAGGCACGCGGTTCTGCTTCACGCTGAACCCGGCTGTCATCGAGGAACCAGCTGTCATCGACCAAGGAGTACCCGCATGA
- a CDS encoding response regulator — MSLPGRPIDILLVEDDPGDELMTREAFEDNKIGNTLHVAHDGQEALDFLYRQGEFADAPQPDLILLDLNLPRYDGRQVLEKIKSDPDLSHIPVVVLTTSAAEEDILRSYRLHANAYVTKPVDLDQFVAAIKQIDDFFVQVVRLPPR; from the coding sequence ATGAGTCTGCCCGGCCGCCCCATCGACATCTTGCTGGTCGAGGATGATCCCGGCGACGAGCTGATGACCCGGGAAGCCTTCGAGGACAACAAGATCGGCAACACCCTGCACGTCGCACACGACGGGCAGGAGGCGCTGGATTTCCTTTATCGGCAGGGTGAGTTCGCCGACGCGCCGCAGCCGGACCTCATCCTGCTGGATCTGAACCTGCCCAGGTACGACGGGCGGCAGGTGCTCGAGAAGATCAAGTCCGATCCTGATCTGAGCCATATTCCGGTGGTGGTGCTCACCACATCGGCCGCGGAGGAGGACATCCTGCGCAGCTACCGTTTGCATGCGAACGCCTACGTGACGAAGCCGGTCGACCTGGACCAGTTCGTCGCCGCCATCAAGCAGATCGACGACTTCTTCGTCCAGGTCGTCCGGCTTCCGCCACGGTGA
- a CDS encoding STAS domain-containing protein, whose protein sequence is MSAESGPGSLEIGSRTEAATVIVAVRGEIDMASAPQLEAGLNEVLRKSPTTVVVDMSDVGFLGSAGLSVLLGASRSYPSTDLRIVATDAARRPMELTGLDQMLAVFDSLAEALAVGEPTAS, encoded by the coding sequence GTGAGTGCTGAAAGTGGCCCGGGGTCGCTGGAGATCGGATCGCGGACCGAGGCGGCCACGGTGATCGTGGCGGTGCGCGGTGAGATCGATATGGCGTCCGCGCCGCAGCTGGAGGCCGGGCTGAACGAAGTGTTGCGTAAGTCCCCGACGACGGTTGTCGTCGACATGTCGGATGTCGGGTTCCTCGGTTCCGCGGGCTTGAGCGTGTTGCTCGGCGCGTCCCGGTCGTACCCGAGCACCGATTTGCGGATCGTCGCGACCGACGCGGCGCGGCGGCCGATGGAGCTGACCGGGCTGGACCAGATGCTGGCGGTCTTCGATTCGCTCGCTGAGGCGCTGGCGGTGGGCGAGCCCACCGCCAGCTAG
- a CDS encoding ATP-binding protein, with the protein MTNIHRPAPLDLIFPAEPTRLAEARRALREWLADRAVDSDQAYNILAATDEACANAIEHGCRDRQDGSVRLRVCADADYLRVTVRDNGHWKPPTPQHDNYRGRGLNMMRALMDQVNVQPTRDGTVVDMHTKLSTTARRTADNRGLVSH; encoded by the coding sequence ATGACGAATATCCACCGACCAGCGCCTTTGGACCTGATTTTCCCCGCCGAGCCGACCCGGCTGGCCGAGGCCCGCCGTGCGCTTCGAGAATGGCTGGCAGACCGCGCTGTCGATTCCGACCAGGCCTACAACATCCTGGCCGCCACCGACGAGGCCTGTGCCAATGCCATCGAACACGGCTGCCGTGACCGTCAGGACGGCTCGGTGCGTCTGCGCGTCTGCGCCGACGCGGACTATCTGCGGGTCACCGTGCGTGACAATGGCCACTGGAAGCCGCCGACCCCCCAGCACGACAACTATCGGGGCCGGGGCCTGAACATGATGCGGGCGTTGATGGATCAGGTCAACGTGCAGCCCACGCGTGACGGCACCGTTGTCGATATGCACACCAAGCTATCGACAACGGCGCGGCGCACCGCCGACAACCGCGGTCTGGTTTCGCACTGA
- a CDS encoding 4Fe-4S binding protein, whose translation MSIQDNEPTGQRRLADHPTVVKMRERERAAPAPVLAAARLREICLEAGADDVGFVAATDPSVAAELEHARGILPSATTYIAFCVRMNRDNLRAPQRSLANAEFNHADDDTNEVSRRITRALQDAGYRAVYPAPGYPMEVDQFPGRIWVLEHKVIAQAAGLGVMGIHRNVIHPKFGNFILLGTVVTDAVIDEPTAPLDYNPCLECKLCVSACPVGAIMENNFDFQACYTHNYREFMGGFTDWAETIADSDNRAEYNERVTRGESFSMWQSLSFKPNYKAGYCMAVCPAGEDVIGPFLDSRKQHLDDVVRPLQNKPEPVYVLEGSAAEEHVTKRFPNKTPKQVGNGFGDDVNALLDAIGPRPRPRDPAD comes from the coding sequence ATGTCAATACAGGACAACGAACCAACGGGTCAGCGGCGGCTGGCAGACCATCCCACCGTCGTCAAGATGCGTGAACGCGAGCGGGCCGCACCGGCGCCGGTGCTGGCGGCCGCGCGGCTGCGCGAGATCTGCCTCGAAGCGGGCGCGGACGACGTGGGTTTCGTCGCGGCGACGGATCCGAGCGTGGCCGCGGAACTGGAGCACGCACGCGGAATTCTGCCCAGCGCAACGACTTACATCGCGTTCTGTGTCCGGATGAACCGCGACAACCTGCGCGCCCCGCAGCGCAGTCTCGCCAATGCCGAGTTCAACCATGCCGACGACGACACCAACGAGGTGTCCCGCCGGATCACCCGCGCCCTACAGGACGCGGGCTATCGCGCGGTCTATCCCGCGCCCGGCTATCCGATGGAGGTCGACCAATTCCCCGGCCGCATCTGGGTGCTCGAGCACAAGGTGATCGCGCAGGCCGCCGGTTTGGGTGTTATGGGGATACATCGCAACGTAATCCACCCCAAGTTCGGCAATTTCATTCTGCTCGGAACCGTGGTCACCGACGCGGTGATCGACGAGCCCACCGCCCCGCTGGATTACAACCCCTGCCTGGAATGCAAACTCTGCGTCTCCGCCTGCCCGGTCGGCGCGATCATGGAGAACAATTTCGATTTCCAGGCGTGCTACACGCACAACTACCGGGAATTCATGGGCGGCTTCACCGACTGGGCCGAGACGATCGCCGACAGCGACAACCGCGCCGAGTACAACGAGCGGGTCACCCGCGGCGAATCGTTCTCGATGTGGCAGAGCCTGTCCTTCAAACCGAACTACAAAGCCGGCTACTGCATGGCCGTTTGCCCAGCCGGCGAGGACGTCATCGGGCCTTTTCTGGACAGCCGTAAACAGCACCTCGACGACGTGGTGCGGCCATTGCAGAACAAACCGGAACCGGTTTATGTCCTGGAGGGCTCAGCCGCGGAGGAACACGTCACCAAACGCTTCCCCAACAAAACTCCGAAACAAGTCGGCAACGGCTTCGGTGACGATGTCAACGCCCTCCTGGACGCCATCGGCCCGCGACCGCGACCACGGGACCCTGCCGACTGA